The genomic stretch CGGACCACCGGGGTGCCGGCGGGCAGCGCGGCCTCGATGCGCGCGGTGGGAACCCCGGCCGCCACGGAGACGACCAGGTGCGCGTCGGCGGCCACGTGCGGGGCGAGCAGGGCCAGCAGCGCGTCGACGTCCTGCGGCTTGACCGCGAGCAGCAGCACGCGCGCGTGCGCGGCGGCCTCGGCGAGGTCGACCGTGCCCACCCCGTACCGCGCGGCCAGTTCGGCGGCCCGCTGCGGACTGCGCTCGACGACCCAGATGCCGGCCCCGCTCCCCGCCTGGCGGACCAGCCCGGCCAGCAGCGCCTCGCCGATCTTCCCCCCACCGACGACGGCCAGCCCGCGACGACTCCCAGCGATCATGTCCGCGACGGTAGCGCCCGGCCCCGGCCCGCTCCGACGAGGTGTGGGCCGACGAGGTGTGGGCCGGCGAGGTGTGCTCCGGGGCGGCCGGGGTAGCCAGCGCCCATGTCCGGAGAACTGAACGGCAAGCGGGTGGCCGTGCTGGCCACCGACGGTGTGGAGCAGGTCGAACTGGAGCGGCCCTGGCAGGCCCTGGTGGACGCCGGCGCCCAGCCGCAGCTGGTGGGCCTGGAGCCCGGGTCGATCACCATGTACCAGCACATCGACAAGGGCGACACCAAGCCCGTCGACGTCGTGGTGTCCCAGGCGGACCCCGGCGCCTTCGACGCCCTGGTCCTGCCCGGCGGGGTCATCAACGGTGACTTCGTCCGCGCCGACGCCGACGCGGTGGCCTTCGCGAAGGCGTTCTTCGACGCCGGCAAGCCGGTGGCGGCGATCTGCCACGCCCCCTGGGTGCTCGCCGAGGCCGACGTCGTCCGGGGCCGGCGGATGACCTCCTGGCCGTCGCTGCAGACCGACCTGCGCAACGCCGGCGCGGACTGGGTGGACGAGGAGGTCGTCGTCGACGGCAACCTGACCACCAGTCGCAACCCCGACGACCTCGACACCTTCAGCGCGACGCTCGTCCAGCAGTTCGCCAGCGCCTGAGCGCGGCGGACGACGGTCCTGACCCGGCGGGTGGCCGGGTCAGGACCCCGCGAGCAGCCCGGCGGCCGGCGCGATGGCCAACATCGTGCCGGCCAGCACCAGACCGGCCAGCAACGGGACGGCGAGCGGCCCCTGGCCCTGCCTCTTCCGCCACGCGGCCACCCCGGCGACCAGCCCGGTGACGACGAGCGGCGCGGCGACCAGCGC from Modestobacter roseus encodes the following:
- a CDS encoding type 1 glutamine amidotransferase domain-containing protein; protein product: MSGELNGKRVAVLATDGVEQVELERPWQALVDAGAQPQLVGLEPGSITMYQHIDKGDTKPVDVVVSQADPGAFDALVLPGGVINGDFVRADADAVAFAKAFFDAGKPVAAICHAPWVLAEADVVRGRRMTSWPSLQTDLRNAGADWVDEEVVVDGNLTTSRNPDDLDTFSATLVQQFASA